A genomic region of Colletotrichum destructivum chromosome 5, complete sequence contains the following coding sequences:
- a CDS encoding Putative multicopper oxidase, second cupredoxin domain, multicopper oxidase, copper-binding protein, whose translation MASLASAFLARFAVLALLLTSSVLAKTIELDWNIGWVLANPDGAFDKPTIAVNGQWPLPLIEADKGDRLVLTVHNHLGNASTSLHFHGMFQNGTNHMDGAVGITQCAIPPGKSFTYDFKFDQVGTYWYHAHNDGQYPEGLRGPLVIHDPKGPYEGKYDEELVITFSDWYHRSTRALIKELISVENPTGAEPVPNSALMNDTQNLKVNVQPGKTYLVRMVNIGAFASHYVWFEGHPLRVVEVDGVWTDEAAADMLYIAPAQRYSVLLTTRDDASAGNFAIVGAMDEDLFDVIPDGLNPNVTGWLVYDDHKPLPEPAAVDEFDPFDDFELVPVDREEIYDRVDYSLSFNVKMDNLGDGANYAFFNDKTYVLPKVPSLYTALTVGAAHAANPRVYGTYTIPHVLRRNDVVEIVLNNEDDGKHPFHLHGHQFQVIHRSDEDAGAFANGTGSGTGVAFPRHPMRRDTLLVEGNGNFVIRFRADNPGVWLFHCHIEWHMDQGLIATIVEAPEALQGRAVPEDHLEACRAARVPTEGNAAGNTKDPLDLRGENRPPAPLPEGFTPKGYVAMFFSCVAAFLGLAVISWYGAMDSDKEASIEDRAASRSRDRDE comes from the exons ATGGCCTCCCTCGcatcggccttcttggcccgCTTCGCCGTCCTGGCGCTCCTCTTAACCTCCTCCGTCCTGGCAAAGACCATCGAGCTCGATTGGAACATCGGATGGGTCCTGGCCAACCCGGACGGCGCCTTCGACAAGcccaccatcgccgtcaacggccagtggccgctgccgctcatcgaggccgacaaggGCGACCGCCTCGTCCTCACCGTCCACAACCACCTGGGCAACGCGAGCACCAGCCTCCACTTCCACGGCATGTTCCAGAACGGCACGAACCACatggacggcgccgtcggcatcaccCAGTGCGCCATCCCGCCGGGGAAGTCTTTTACGTATGATTTCAAG TTTGACCAAGTCGGCACCTACTGGTACCACGCCCACAACGACGGCCAGTACCCCGAGGGCCTCCGCGGCCCCCTGGTCATCCACGACCCCAAGGGCCCCTACGAGGGCAAGTatgacgaggagctcgtcatcACCTTCTCCGACTGGTATCACCGGTCGACCCGGGCCCTCATCAAGGAGCTGATCAGCGTCGAGAACcccaccggcgccgagcccGTGCCCAACTCGGCCCTCATGAACGACACGCAGAACCTCAAGGTCAACGTCCAGCCCGGCAAGACCTACCTCGTGCGCATGGTCAACAtcggcgccttcgcctcGCACTACGTCTGGTTCGAGGGCCACCCGCtgcgcgtcgtcgaggtcgacggcgtctggaccgacgaggccgccgccgacatgcTGTACATCGCCCCGGCCCAGCGCTACAGCGTCCTCCTGACGACCAGGGacgacgcctcggccggcaacttcgccatcgtcggtgccatggacgaggacctcTTCGACGTCATCCCCGACGGCCTCAACCCCAACGTCACGGGCTGGCTCGTCTACGACGACCACAAGCCCCTGCcggagcccgccgccgtcgacgagttcGACCCCTTTGACGACTTTGAGCTGGTCCCTGTCGACCGGGAGGAGATTTACGACAGGGTCGACTACTCTTTAAGCTTCAACGTCAAGATGgacaacctcggcgacggcgcaaATTA cgccttcttcaacgacaAGACGTACGTCCTGCCCAAGGTCCCCTCGCTCTACACGGCCctcaccgtcggcgccgcccacgccgcgAACCCGCGCGTCTACGGCACCTACACGATCCCGCACGTGCTCCGGCgcaacgacgtcgtcgagatcgtcctcaacaacgaggacgacggcaagcaCCCCTTCCACCTGCACGGCCACCAGTTCCAGGTCATCCACCgctccgacgaggacgccggcgccttcgcgAACGGCACCGGCtccggcaccggcgtcgCCTTCCCCCGCCACCCCATGCGCCGAGacaccctcctcgtcgagggcaacgGCAACTTCGTCATCCGCTTCCGCGCCGACAACCCCGGCGTGTGGCTGTTCCACTGCCACATCGAGTGGCACATGGACCAGGGCctcatcgccaccatcgtcgaggcaCCCGAGGCCCTGCAGGGCCGCGCCGTCCCCGAGGACCACCTGGAAGCGTGCCGCGCCGCACGCGTCCCGACCGAGGGCAACGCCGCGGGCAACACCAAGGACCCGCTCGACCTGCGCGGCGAGAACAGGCCCCCCGCCCCGCTGCCGGAGGGCTTCACGCCCAAGGGCTACGTCGCCATGTTCTTCAGCtgcgtcgccgccttcctgGGCTTGGCCGTCATCTCGTG GTACGGAGCCATGGACTCGGACAAGGAGGCGAGCATCGAGGACCGCGCCGCGTCCAGATCCCGGGACAGGGATGAATAA
- a CDS encoding Putative Iron permease FTR1/Fip1/EfeU, with protein MEDLFSLPIFFITFRESLETAIIVSVLLAFIKRTLATKDDPALQHKMERQVWLGTAAGLFTCVIIAMAIISGIHSLGADRFAAAESIWEGIFSLGASLIITAMGAVLLRVTKLQDKWRLKLSKALSATESHDGPFRDRLKYLGEKYALFLLPFITVLREGFEGVLFIAGVGVSETAASIALSAVLGLALGAVVGYFIYRGSKTAPIQVFLIVSTCFLYLIAAGLFSKGVWHFEQNEWNKIVGGDAAELGSGPGSYDIRRSVWHVNCCNPDLNGGGFWGIFNAVLGWQNSATVGSVVSYNLYWVAVATGFFTMICREKGYWPFARKETKQELGHEGDDQEPLLSRPAR; from the exons ATGGAAgacctcttctccctcccca TCTTCTTCATCACCTTCCGCGAGTCCCTCGAgaccgccatcatcgtctccgTCCTTCTCGCCTTCATCAAGCGCACCCTCGCCACCAAGGATGACCCGGCCCTGCAGCACAAGATGGAGCGGCAGGTCTGgctcggcaccgccgccggcctcttCACCTgcgtcatcatcgccatggccatcatcAGCGGCATCCACAGCCTGGGCGCCGAccgcttcgccgccgccgagagcatcTGGGAGGGcatcttctccctcggcgcctccCTCATCATCACTGCCATGGGCGCCGTCCTGCTGCGCGTCACAAAGCTCCAGGACAAGTGGCGCCTCAAGCTGTCCAAGGCCCTGAGCGCCACCGAGTCCCACGACGGGCCCTTCCGCGACCGCCTCAAGTACCTCGGCGAGAAGTACGCCCTGTTCCTGCTGCCCTTCATCACCGTCCTGCGCGAAGGCTTCGAGGGCGTGCtcttcatcgccggcgtcggcgtcagcgagaccgccgcctccatcgccctGTCCGCCGTCCTgggcctcgccctcggcgccgtcgtcggttACTTCATCTACAGAGGCTCCAAGACGGCGCCCATCCAggtcttcctcatcgtctCGACCTGTTTCCTGTACCTCATTGCCGCCGGCCTCTTTTCCAAGGGCGTGTGGCACTTTGAGCAGAATGAG TGGAACAAGATCGTCggaggcgacgccgccgagctcggctCCGGGCCCGGGTCCTACGACATCCGCAGAAGTGTCTGGCACGTCAAC TGCTGCAACCCCGACCTCAACGGCGGTGGCTTCTGGGGTATCTTcaacgccgtcctcggctgGCAGAACTCGGCCACcgtcggctccgtcgtctcGTACAACCTGTACtgggtcgccgtcgccacggGCTTCTTCACCATGATCTGCCGGGAGAAGGGCTACTGGCCCTTCGCCAGGAAGGAAACCAAGCAGGAGCTGGGCcacgagggcgacgaccaAGAGCCGCTTCTCAGCCGGCCCGCGAGGTAA